GTCCGATTTTTTCTTGAATAAATAAAGCAGCATTGTGGATTTTATCCTTAGATATACCTGTTTCTATTTCCATTCCTTCTAACATATATAGTAAATCATCTGTTGCTACATTTCCCGATGCACCCGGTGCATAGGGACACCCTCCAAGGCCTCCTATAGAACTGTCAAATCGAGTAATCCCTAAATTCAAGGAAGCGGTTACATTCGCGAGCGCAGTTCCTCTTGTATCATGAAAATGCATCGCTAGTTTATCCGAATGAAACCTTTTTAACATCTCGGTGGTAATCTCTTGTACTTGTTTGGGAGTAGCAACACCAATTGTATCACCTAAAGATACTTCATAAACTCCCATTTCAAATAACTCTTCACAAATGCGCATTGTTTTTTGTACAGAAACATGACCCTCATATGGACATCCAAAAACAGTTGATATATAGCCTCTAACTGATTTTCCGGAAGATAGAGACTCTTGTACAACATCAGTAAGAATAGTTAAAGTCTCATTTATTGATTTGTTAATGTTTTTTCGATTATGTGTTTCACTTGCAGAAAGAAAGATAGATACTTCATCTATGTTTGCATCAAGTGCCTTTTCAAGACCCTTTTGATTTGGAACAAGTGCAGCATAAGTTACACCTTCAACTCGTTCGATTCCTTTTGCAACAGAGTACGCATCAGCTAAAGCTGGAATCCACTTTGGGTGAACAAATGATGTAATTTCAATATAAGATAATCCTGTATGTGAAAGTTGATTAATCCATTGTATTTTATCTTCAGTTGAAATAAATTTCTTCTCATTTTGTAAGCCATCACGAGGGCCAACTTCCTTAATTGAAACTGATAGTGGCCACTTCACCAAATTTCCTCCTTTCTATTCATATTCAACCAATACATCACCCTCGTTGACAAAATCACCTTCGTTTACATTAATTCTTTTTATCAGTCCACTTTCTTCAGCGCTTATCGGAATTTCCATTTTCATTGATTCTAAAATCACCACATCTTGACCTTCTGCAACGTCTTCCCCAACCTTGACTAGTATTTTCCAAACGCTTCCGGCCATATTTGCTTGTATGTGACTCAAAAGTAATCCCTCCCACCTACTTAATGGCATATTAATGCCTATTACTATCCTATTCGCATAAAAATTCACTTATAATCGGATATTTGAATTTCAATTATTTAGAAAAATCAGTTTTTGTCTACAGTGATGAAAAAAGCCAACACATCATGTATTGGCTTAAAATAATTTCTTAAAAAACTGAACAAGGTGATTTTCATCAGTATCTTGTTCAGGGGTTTGTGAATTCTCTTTTTTTGTTATGTATATATTCTCCTTATCAATAGCATAATCAAAGGCTAAAACAAGTCCTAAATCAGTATCATGCTCTTTATCTGTTGATATAAGATACTTATTCCCAACATTATTTGCAAGCTTAATATAGTCAGACAAATACGTATAATTCATCTTTCCATTGAGAAATAATGTTGCTTCTTTATTTTGTTTCATTAACTCTTCCACTTCAGAATAGGTGCCTTTTTCTCTAACTTGAGATTGTGTTAAGGCAACAACGACTCTTTCTCTTAAGGTGCCAAGAAATTTCCTTCGTTCATCTGGATTGATTTCACGAGGACCAGTGATTCCTTGTTGAATGTATTCGTCTATACGATCCAAACGTTTCCCTCCTTTTTTTCTTTTTATTTAGTGTATCCTATTTTTCTATATAAAAAAAAGATGTGGTTTGGATGATCGATTATTTAGTTTACCATAATATTTTTACGTTAAACTCGTTTGCTGTGTGAAAGACGTTTTATTTGCTACTCAAGATTTTTATAAATTTGGGTGATGAGAGACATTGCACAGGTGTATTACTTTACTTTTGTCGTTCATACCGGCTATGAACGACACTACCCCAGAGCTCCCCTTTTCTTTTGTCGTTCATATCGCTTATGAACGACACCATCCTCGCTCTTCCAGTACTTTTGTCGCTCATCAATCAATCATTCCACTTTATGTTGTTTTTAAATGGTTGTTCAAGAATGTTGCAAAGCTTTTTAAAAGTTCCAAAGAATTAATATCTGTTTCAAACAAAGGGATATAATGCTTATCCTGCTGCGCAAACTCTTTTTCAATCCAGGAAAGGTAATCTTGTTCATTCTGCTTTCTTTTTTCCAAAAGTCTCCATCAACTTCTTGAGATAGAATTTTATTGATAAAAAGAGTGCTAACATGTAAATCATGGTCAGCTAACGTTTTGACAGCTTTAGACGTTTCTATGATTGATAATCGCTCTGGATTTAAAATAAAGATAAAGCCTGTCTTATTCTTGTTTAGAAGGATTTTTCTCACATTCAGAAAACGAATTTTACGTTGTTGAAGAACTTGAAAAACAGGATCTTCGACTGGCTCACCATCATTCAAGAGCTGTGTATAGGTATCATTTCGTTTTTTTCTCCGCTCAAGCATTCCATCAATCCACACGCTCATAAGCTCAGGAAGTGTTAATAATCTTAACGTATGCCCTGTTGGAGCTGTATCAAAGATTATTCGATCATATGCTTCTCCCTCATCAAGGATAATGGAAACAATTCGATCAAATAATGATGCTTCCTCAGCACCTGGGGCCGAACTTGCAGCATCAATCTGCCGGTATACCTCTTGTTGCATATGTGACTTTACAACACCACGTATGTTTTCCTTAACCTTTTTAATATAGTTGCTTGTTTCAATAGATGGGTCAATTTCAAGCGCATCCAAACCCGGATACACTTGAATTGGATCATTTTTAAGAGTTTTGTGAAAAATATCACCAACATTATGTGCTGGATCCGTTGACACTAATAAGGTTTTTTCCCCAAGATTTGCAAGCATTAAGGCGATTGCTGCCGCACTTGTTGATTTTCCAACACCGCCTTTGCCACCAACAAACAAGATTTTTTCTTCCTTAATCATTAGCTTCCCCCTAGCAACATCGTATTCCATCTAATGGAGACTTCTCCATTCCCATTCGCAAGTGCCAATCATGAAATTTTTCAATTATATAAGGATAAAGCTCAAGCGTGTAGTAAAACGCTGGATTTGGAAGACCTAATGTTTCCGATAAACAAAGAAATAAAAACAAATCATCTTCATCTCTAAGTTCTCTTGCTATTTCCGTTCGATGTTGAACAGAGAGAATATCGTCATATAGCTGAAGTATTTTCTTAATGGAGGAAAGTCCTATCACATGTACTCACCTGCTTTTTTCTAATCTAATATTTTCATCTAATAATCTATAACCAACTAGGGAACCCTCAGAAAAGGTTCCCCTATCAACATACTAGTCCTGAATTATTTTATGATCTTTTTTCGTTAATTCTTTTAAAGCTGTTAGCACAATCCAAATCGCAAACACGAGGATAATACTACCGAAGATAAATAATAAAAGATTCATGTCAGTCGATCCTAAGCCTGACCATTCAAACACAACCTGCTGAATCATTGCCCATATTGTCATAAACAGAATAAACACCATTGGAATAAAGGACACAAGATAGTTTCGACCAAGTCGTTTTAACCAGATGGAAATAAGCAGCAAGCTGATTCCTGCTAAAAGCTGGTTGGATGTTCCAAATAAAGGCCAAAGTAGATAGCCACCTGATCCAAATCCGTTTGGTCCCTTTGGTAATAAAACTAAAGCAGCACTTGCAACTACAGCAATTGATGTTGCCACATGTGGTTTTGTTAAAGTATCCAATTTATACTCTGTTCCAAGTTCAGCGATAATGTACCTCATTAATCGAACAGAAGAATCAAGTGTTGTCGCTGCAAAGCTAACTACAATAACAGAAATAATGGTAGCCGCAATATCAGCCGGTATGCCGATTCCAGTAGCCAGCTGTGCTCCGCCTGCAATAAAATTACCAAGTCCTCCACCATTTGCAGCTGCAAATGAACTGTAAGCTTCTTTAAATTCTCCTGCACTTGAAAATACGGTTACGCAGGCAATAATTGAAATTAAAGCTAAAAACCCTTCTCCAACTGCTCCTAAGTAACCAACAAATCGTGCATCTGTTTCTTTATTCAATTGTTTAGATGAAGTTCCAGAGGAAACAAGACCGTGAAAACCTGAAATCGCTCCACATGCTATCGTTATAAATAAAAGTGGAAACCAAGACTTATCTGCAGCATCCGGATTTGTGATCGGTGCTGTAATTTCAGGATTTAAGAATAATAACCCTGCGTACATAATCACTAAACCAACAACTAATTGATGAGAATTAATATAATCCCTTGGCTGTAGCAGTTTCCACACCGGAAGAGTTGAAGCGAAATAGCAATAAATCATTAATATAATAATCCAAATAAAGAAAGCCATTGATACACCATTTAACCCGAAAGCAACACTAGCTTCAGCCCCGCCGAAATATTTTACTAAATCAATTTGTAAGGCAGGTATTTTACTTGTTAAAACTGCTGAACCATACATAACGGCTAAAGCAATAATTGATGGTAAAAGCATACTGCCTTTCTTTTTGTAAACAGCGTAGCCAATCCAGATCGCTAGCGGAATTTCGATAAAGACCGGAATAACACTTGCCGGAAACTTAATAAAGAGATTTGAAATAACCCAAGCAAAAACGGCATTTACCATAAGTACTAAGATGAGAATAATAAAGAGGAATAATAACTTTGCTTTTTTCCCAACTAACTTGTTTGCTAGTGTTCCAACTGACTGCCCTTTGTTACGGACAGATAATACTAGTGTTCCAAAATCATGAACACCTGCAGCAAAAACAGTTCCTAATAGCACCCAAAGCAGTGCAGGAAGCCAGCCCCCAATAAACTGCGATTGCAGGACCTACAATTGGTGCTGCACCAGCAACAGAAGTAAAATGATGACCCCATAAAACAGATTTCTTCGTTGGAACAAAATCAACTCCATCCTGAAATTCATGTGCAGGTGTAACATAGTTAGGATCAAGGCGATAAATTTTTTCTGCAACAAACTTAGAATAATAACGATAACCTAACCAGAATACAACTGTCCCAATTACAGCCAACCAAACAGCATGCATTTCTTTCCCCTCCCACTTTTAATAATCGAAAAAATCACTTCAAGGAAAGTATATGTAAGCGTTATCAATTAAGTATCAACATTTTGAATTTTTTATGGGACATGGGGACAGGTTCATTGTCCCGGAACATTACTATTATCTAATTTCTAAATTTATCAATAAGTTGTGTACGTTTTTATTATCTGTATTGTCAGATACAGTTCAAATTTATTAGAAGAATGATAACTAATAATGTATGTTTCTCGCATTTGTTTTGTCTAAATCTAGGTCAGGACTGATCAAGGAATATTGTGCCTATCACACCTTTATTTATCTTCAAAAAAATCCCGTTATAGAAAAAACAGGATTTTACTAACTCTTATTGTGAACTCTCAGAAAGTTCTTTTTCATTTCGGGGTATGCTTTTACTTTTATAAGAAGTACAAATAGAATAAATGGAAAGCACATTATTAAATTTCCAATAACACTATTGGTCCATAGATAAAAGCTCCTACAATCATAACAAAGGAATAGATGATAGGAATTAAATAGACAAGTAAAAACAGGATGTTCATTATAAGTAATGCTAGGTATTTAGACTTCTCTGTTTTTGTAGCAGCGATGTTCCCCATTTTTTTACACTCTTTTATTTCATCAATTGTTTTTCCAATAATACTAATAAAGAAATTTAACTTCATAGAATTTCTCCTTTATTAAATCGCTATTTTTTAAAAGCGGGTTTATCTATACCCTTACTTAAATGAATAAGCGATAACTGGGTTACCAATTATCGCTTACTAAGCTTTGGTATAATATAAAATTAACGACTATTTTAACACTTTTCTCTCAACTACTTGAAAAGTTTTTGCACCCTCTTCGAGTTTATCAAAACTATCATTTAACCGAGTCTAAATTAGCTCCCCCTAAACAAAACATATCATAAAGATAACATAGTCTCTTAGTTTACCCAAAAAGATACAACCTTTTCAGCTCTTCTATTAGATTAGAATCTCCCTCTACTTTAATTTTATCAATAAGATCATAGAAACGTTCTAAATTAGAACAATAATTAAACATAACTCCAGCAGCAATTTTTAGCCTTCTGGATTCAGTGATGTAAATCTTAGAAGTATCTTCTCCTAAATACAAAACATTATATTTATCTTCCTTTTCCTTTTCTAAAATAATTCTTTTTAGTTTCAGATCAAAAAAGGAGTAATACCGATTACCAAAAGCTTTTTCAAAAATTTCTTGGATTTCTTTTAATGATTGTGTATTCTCGATCTCATCACTAAAATTTGAATGATAATCTCTAACCTCTAGCCTATTTTTTGCATATATATATAAAGCTACAACCGACTTATATTCCTCTAAAAAGGAAGCTTCTTTAAACTCTTTTCCTCTTGATACACTAATAAGATCAAAACAGCTATTTGACATATCAAAAGTCAATTTAGCAAAATTTTCAGGATATGGTCGATTCCTAACGGAGCGATAGAAATAATTCCTTTTTCCCTATTCATAATACAAAATTCTTTTGAGATTAGGTTATAAATGTTGGTAAGGTTCACTACTTTTCACTCCTTCACAGCCATGAAATATCTTTAGGTGATCACAAAATTATGCATTTAGTTAGAATAGAACAAAACGAATCAATACTAAGAAAGTAAGTTGAAAACTGAAGGACACTTGATTCAAATGCATAATGTTTCTAGTTGTGTCCCTAGTTTTAGTAATCATTTAAACTTTGACCATCTTATAAAGAAGTTTGTAGCAGATGTGGAATTGGATGCAGGAGCAATATACCGGCAGGAACTGTAAATCCACTATTCGGTTTTGAAGGTGGAGGAACGTAATTTATAAAGTACTATTATTTATCAAACAAATAGATTCTTGGAATCATGCATCAGTTTTGGTTTAGATTGCTTGAAACAGGAAAGTAAAAACCATATAACCTATAGACCTTCAAAGAACAGTTAATGGAGTATAACTATTCTTTGTTTCTCGTTTAGAGAAATTGATTTATTCTTTCTATTTTCTCTCTCGCCTGCCCATGAGTTGAGATACGTAGTACATTTACCAAACACCAATAAATTTATTTATCTGTTTTGAACAGATTCCCCAACATTACAGATTTTTTTAATTCCAAAACTTCAATTTCATGTTGTGTTACTATTTTCTCATAATAGTATTTATCTGTTCGTTCGAATCCATTTTGCTTTGCAAGTTCTGCGTTAGTAGTTCCTAGCCTAAATTGTGATCCTGCAGCATTAAAACTTAAATTGAATATATTTCCTTTTTGTCTTGCTTTGTAATCAACTTCAAAAATTTCGTCAATCTCTTCTTTCTTAACTTCCTTAATATACAGGCTGGGGAGATTGGTACTATCTTTAATATTGACTGAATATAGCTTTTCTTTAAAACCATTGTTTAAATCGGCTAGATCTTCACTTACTAACCTTATATTATCTCCATCAATATTACTATCTCTAAAAATTTTATTTTTATATTCAAATGTTTCTTTTTCCTATTAGAAACTTCACCCGTTCCCTCTACACCATCTTCATTTCCCTTTCCTTCAAGAAGGGGACAGAGGAACAGGTTCATCGTACCGGAACCTCTTTCCTTTTATCCAATTCTAAATTTATATATTAGCAGTATATGTATTTATTATCTTGAAGATTAACAATCGCATATCTATATCCACATTAAGGGATAACTTTTTATCTTCTTACTATTATTTCAATATTAGGTACAATGTTAGTTTTTCAGAAAAAATAAAACCATGAAAGACTACTTAAGTTTTCATGGTTTTTAGAAATTAACGATATCTTAGAATAATTGAACTAACACAACCTTTTTTGTCAAATACAGATTCTACATTGCCCCAAGAATAATGATAAGATTCATTACCTAAAACAGTTAACAACCACTGGTCATGACTTTTTTTCTTTGCAATCTCAACATCTTCTGTCCAATTATTCCAAGAAAGTCCATTAATTACTTCTGATAAATGTACCTCTTTAAGCTTTCCATTATTGAAGAAGAGTGTTAGTAAGAACCTTTTCCCATTTACCTCTTGTGTATCTTTTAATATGTAATTATTATTAACAATTCCTCCCTTGTACAAAGAAGTAGTCATAAAAGTTTCAGGTGTCATTTCTGAGTTTAAAACTATATTTCCATTATCTAATATAATGGAACCGGTTATTTTATCAATCATTCTTAATCTCCCTATTATTAATTAAAATTTGTAAGACGCTGAGAGTGGATTGGTTTAAGAATCCCCTGCTCGATTAATTCGTTTGCATCCGGTACAAACATTTGTGGTAAATTTCCAGGCCCATAATGTGGATTTGCTTTAGTAATTCCAAATGCTGCCGTTAAATCATCATCTACAACATATGCTGTCATTCCTGGTCTATAACCAAATTGGGGGTGCTTTTGCACTTGCAAACCTTCAAACAGGACTGTTGCATCATTCCCGGACCTTTGAATAGCTCGACTTGTAGTGAAGTATTCAGACCCAAATGGTTCTCCCCTGTAGATTACGGTTCCTTTTTTTAGTGTTATATCTCTATATTTATCAATACCAGGATATGCACCTTGCCCTTGCCAACTTCTTGCAATTTCTGAAGGACTAATGTTTTTACTTTTACCCGTACCCTCTACACCATCTTCATTCCCCTTTCGCTTCCCTTCAATAGAACCATTAATTTTCGGCCTATTTTTCAGCAAAACTGAAGAGGCTCCTCCGCCAGCTAATGTAAACACACCAAGACTATTCAACCAGTGCTCCTTAGATAAGGGATCCTCAGGATTGAATGTACCATTGATTATATCTGCAGAACCAAAAGTTAAATAGTTTAAAAAGTCATAGAAAGAGTCTGTAGAGTTATTGTAACGAAGTTTTGCCCCTTCCCAAGTGACTTTCGCTCCATCTAGCCCACCCAGTGTAAGATAATTAGTAAAGTCATATGGAGAATCAAACATTTTATCCGCTCTAGTTTCGAGACCGTGCCAGACGTCTTGACCTATCTCTTTAAAACTATTCAAAGATTTATCAAAGAAATTTAATTCTTCATTTTCCTTTTTTTCTACTTTCTCGGGCGAAACTTTTAATAAACCATACCTCATATATAGTAGCATTGTGTAATTCAATCGTTCATCTTTACTTAGCTGTGATCCCGTTACAGGATCAAATCCATAGATTGCACGAAGTAAATCATTATAACCAGAGAATTCAGCCACATTAAACTCATCATTATTCCAATTGCCTTCATACAATGTATTCGTTTGAATTCCCTGTTCCTCAAGCTCTTTATTTTTCAGTCGTAAGTAGTTATCTGTATGAAACTTCGCTCCTGCTTGAAGCTGATAGATTTCACTAGTACGAAAAGCTTCGGCATTAAAGTTAATAGGTTGTATTTTTACTCCTGTTGATGTAGCATCTTTCAATGCCTGATACAATGATTGTGCATTGTCCTGTTCATACATGGAATACATATACTCATTGAGTAATTCTTGATCGACTCTCTCAACAGCTTCTATCGTTTTTTGCCTTTTCACTCGTGAATCGTCCATGTATGCTTGAAAGTCTGAGGTGGAAAATACTTGTAAGGAAAGTATATCATTTATTTTTTGGAAGATGCTATTTAATTCACTTCGATGTTGATCGACCATATCTTCTGCTTGTCTTTCACTTTTACTTAAATTATCTTCTAAAAAGCTGCTATGTACAATTGTTTCTGCACCTAGCTTATCACTGATTAATTTATAGTTAACTCCATTAAAAAACGCAATCTGACAATCTATTAATTGAAACCAGGCATCCATGACTTCCGTGTGCGCTTTATAAAACCCTTTTATCGCATCAGCACCTTTACCGGTAAATGAATCTAGTTCGACAAGTGCTTGAAACGTTTTTTGTAAGGATTCTAGCTGTGATCGTAGTTTTTCGTAATCATTCGATCTCTTTTCCATCGTATCGACCAATGACTGTGAATCAAGTACCCTCAATTCGTCCACCTCATCTCTTTAAACTCTATTCACCTTGTTATGGCTTCGTCCTGATCTTTCATAGCCGTTATGTTAATTTTAGTATCTGCTACATTTTTTTCTAATTCCTTCATATAATCATTTATTAACCTAATAATATTTTGTTCTCGTTCCTTCCATTCTATTGTATAAGTAAGATAGTTTTCGCCTAACAGAGAGACAGGTACATCCTCAAGCTTTACATTTTCGATTGCTTTTTGAACCTCGTCTAACTTATCCATTACATCTGAATGAATTAGTTGAATTTTCATAAAAAGTCACCCTATCTTAATCTAATATTTAGTCTTCATCATTTTCTAGTGACCACAATAAGGCGTATAGACTTGCTATTTCCGTCTGTAAGGAAGCTATTTTTTCACTTATTGAGCTTTGATAGGTGTCATATTTGGCGGACCCAATCCATTGCATATTGTTATAGGCAAGTTCTCGTTTATCATCATATTCATCTGATCGAACACCCTTCCAGCTAGGTGCTAATTCAGGCTCCTTGATCATTTTGATTTCTTGTAATAAAGATTGCTGTTCTCCCCCAATTTCACCATTGGCTGTTTGGAGTCTAGAAATTTGTTCTTGTAATTCTTGAATTCTGGCACGTATCGCTCCTGCGTATAGCCCCATCCTTTCGCTCCTCCCTATTCAAAGCTATGAACTTTCTATCCTTTTCTTATTTGCTTTACCATATGTAACAAACACAATTGTAAGCATAATTAAGCAAAAGATAATGAAACCAAGAATTAACAGAGATAAGGATGAAGAGGATTTAGAATCCTCTTCTGTTTTCACTACCTTGATTGACTGTGATCCTGAGAATAGGTTTAGCTGCTTTGCTTGGTGGATAATTGTATTTGTGTTTTGATTTTCCTTTTTAAATATCTCTGCATTTATTTCATCAACGTTAAAGATCTTTTTTCGTTTAAACGTTAATATCTTTTGTTCTTCAGGAATTTGATGCTTTTCTTTCGTTAAAGCATCTCCCTCAATAAGGTCTGTATCTTTATTACCCGTTTCTCGTTCGTATTCATTCGGACTTAATTCCTCTATGCTTTCAATATTAGTACTCCCCTTAACAGGAGAAGCAAGGCCTAACGAAAAGAAAATAATAAGCATGAAGGCTATCAACTTACATCGCTTCATTATAATCATCTGTTTCCGCTTGGATTGCATTCAAACTGCGACGTTCCAATAAAATTTGTACAGCTAGAAGGATAAGGAACATAACCGCTAATACACTTATTCCAGGTAAAAATAATGAATCACGACCATACTGGATTGATGTATACACTTTTGACATTGGGTCATTAAAAGTAAAGTTTGGCGTTGTTAGAGATAGTAACGGAACAACATAGAATACAATCATTCCCATTACAGCTATCGCTCCAACTAAACGTTGAATTGTAAAGGACACCAATATAATTCCCGAGCTAACAAGCATTAACATAATGGTAAAGATTGTCCATTCCATTCCTTTTGTCTCATCTAACCCATATATATTCATTCCGTACAAACTAATCACAAAACCGACCGTTAAGTTTAGTAAAACAAACAGTACTGCTTTTAACCAATGCGGTAAAGAATGAAAGAAATGAATCAAAAAGCCAATCATTAAACTTGCTAATAAAACGATGAACATGACAACTACAGGTGGAACGATTTTTTCTTGCTTTTGCACAGTCTCACCTGCTGTTAACTGAAGAGGACTTGCTAAAAATTCATACACATGACCATTTGTTTGTCCATCCACAAAAGCATTTCCTAGTACGCTAAACACATCATCTCGGATAAGCTCAGTTGAAACGACATTTGCATTCCATTTATCATTTAAAAGATCTGCATTTGCTTGAACTTTATTGACTTGCTGTTGCAGGTTATTGGTATAGTCAACTATTATATCCTGACTATTTTTAGCAGAGTTTATCCATTGATAAATAGATTGTATTTTCCCAGCCATTTGTACCTGATTCGAGACAAGGTCACTACTAGTTTTACTGTTAGCTAATACAGGTGCTTCTGATATACTTTCCAGTTCTCCTAGCATTATTTGCTCCAGAATCGCTTCTGCTCCATCACCTATAGAGGTTAAATCATTCATTAAATCTTCGTGATTTTCTTGTATCGCTCCTTGATATTGAGCAGCAAAGACTGCGAATGCATCCTCTAAAGCTACTAACCCATCCTTTGTAGTAGGTAAATGATGCTCCATCTTTTCCCAGATATCTGTATTTGAGTCTGGTACCTTAAGAATCTCTTCAAGCTCACTTACTAATTCTTCATTCTCAAGAACTTCCTTTTTAATATCTTTATCCAGAGTATTACCAGTCAAGGTCGTCTCATATTGAGATAAGTATGCATAATAATGTAGTAAGTCAATAATATCTCCAGAAACAATTTCATTAGAGAACATTTCCGTCAATACTTCTTTTCTACGATCTGAAAGTAAAGATGAACTCAAGATTTCTTGTTCTTTTTTATTAATTTCATCAATTATGATCAAAATATCATCCGTCACCTGTGCAATTTGAATTCTTAGCTGCTTATTTATCTCTATTAAATCGTCTTTATAGCTAGATAATTCGTTATATTTCTCCGTCATTACCTCAAAGCGTTTCAATAACTTATCGTTTGCCGCAGCTAAACTTTTTACCTCTTTTTCCAAAGAATCAGTTTCGGGTTTTTCGGCAATCTTTTTATTAAGGTTGTTAATTTGACTACTTAAATCATCCATTTCTGTTAATAGTTGATCCTGATCTTCATTTTCCACCATTTTAATGGATTTTTTCACTTCATCTATTCGACTAGAGACATTTGCTAATGATTTCTGACTTACGAGAATTTCATCTTGGTTTGTAGTATCATCCCCTGATGTTGGAGGTTGTGAACCTACATTTCCTGAATTTGGTGAAGTTTTATTATCTTCCTCATTATTAGGATCATGCGAACTTAAAGCCCCACTTTCATTTCCAACCTCAGACTGATTTTCTGTCCCAGCCTTGTCTTCAGACTCAGGCAAGTCTTTTGCTGCATCTTCATTATCTCCGGACTCCTGTGAATCTACTGCCGCACCATTGCTTTCGGGACTTTCCGAATCTGCTGCCCCATCATTTCCTTCGAGATTCTGCGGTTCAGCTGTCTCATCATTTCCTACTGGATTCGTCGGGTCTTCTTCCCCACCAATTTCTCCAGGATTCTCCGGGTCTTCATCATTTCCTCCGCCTCCTCCATAAGTAGGTGGTGGTGGCGTGTCTGGAATATCTGGTATGATTGGATCTCCTTCTAATCCCGCTAATTTCCATTTCAATTCAATTATTTTCGTTTGAAAATGATTTAAGGAAACAGTATTAATCAATTGCTTTTGATAGTGATCTAGAAGACTTGAGTGATAGTTTAGCAGTGATTGCTTCTGGTTATTGGTAAAGCTATTTTGTTGCTCCTGCATTGTTTGGAACAATTGTTGTCCCTCTTCCATTCCTTGCTCT
This Metabacillus endolithicus DNA region includes the following protein-coding sequences:
- the esaA gene encoding type VII secretion protein EsaA, giving the protein MKSGLWKLIIITIFIILAPFVFFQAIGKEPFKIKENATQVIAIVNEDIGMEEDGEKLELGSKITNILENDSNYKWNVVSRSSAENGLRNLKYDAVVYIPSDFSQTAMTYDENNPSKVNFDYKVQTQLNAVNQEKALLEIEQASKRVNKNLSSLYWNFIATDLNSVREEFDQILQKERDFQETMHAFYKPSSKSLAEQLDGQQSLLVSLQSSIQDVNQESDGQEDVLNGFTQNLSNFIQGVEKYKAYQKGQQQLLAQIQTESKLKINKITQMQQPRLQKTEQLFNKNQLQLLRQMTEIEQGMEEGQQLFQTMQEQQNSFTNNQKQSLLNYHSSLLDHYQKQLINTVSLNHFQTKIIELKWKLAGLEGDPIIPDIPDTPPPPTYGGGGGNDEDPENPGEIGGEEDPTNPVGNDETAEPQNLEGNDGAADSESPESNGAAVDSQESGDNEDAAKDLPESEDKAGTENQSEVGNESGALSSHDPNNEEDNKTSPNSGNVGSQPPTSGDDTTNQDEILVSQKSLANVSSRIDEVKKSIKMVENEDQDQLLTEMDDLSSQINNLNKKIAEKPETDSLEKEVKSLAAANDKLLKRFEVMTEKYNELSSYKDDLIEINKQLRIQIAQVTDDILIIIDEINKKEQEILSSSLLSDRRKEVLTEMFSNEIVSGDIIDLLHYYAYLSQYETTLTGNTLDKDIKKEVLENEELVSELEEILKVPDSNTDIWEKMEHHLPTTKDGLVALEDAFAVFAAQYQGAIQENHEDLMNDLTSIGDGAEAILEQIMLGELESISEAPVLANSKTSSDLVSNQVQMAGKIQSIYQWINSAKNSQDIIVDYTNNLQQQVNKVQANADLLNDKWNANVVSTELIRDDVFSVLGNAFVDGQTNGHVYEFLASPLQLTAGETVQKQEKIVPPVVVMFIVLLASLMIGFLIHFFHSLPHWLKAVLFVLLNLTVGFVISLYGMNIYGLDETKGMEWTIFTIMLMLVSSGIILVSFTIQRLVGAIAVMGMIVFYVVPLLSLTTPNFTFNDPMSKVYTSIQYGRDSLFLPGISVLAVMFLILLAVQILLERRSLNAIQAETDDYNEAM